Proteins co-encoded in one Sediminispirochaeta bajacaliforniensis DSM 16054 genomic window:
- a CDS encoding GNAT family N-acetyltransferase: protein MKLVDCGRSFASLILDIYNEAIIHSTALYDYKPRTIESMETWFADKEKKGFPIIGLVDEKNRLIGFGTYGNFRARPAYHYTVEHSIYVQKEYRGCGYGEILLREIIAKATEQDYHCLIAGIDSENAASIHLHKKLGFSLCGELKQVGYKFGRWLNLVFYQLILPTPQKPQREI from the coding sequence ATGAAATTAGTTGATTGCGGCAGGAGCTTCGCTTCCTTGATCTTGGATATTTACAACGAAGCAATTATTCACTCGACAGCTTTGTACGATTACAAACCAAGAACAATCGAATCGATGGAAACCTGGTTCGCCGACAAGGAAAAAAAAGGATTTCCGATAATAGGTCTTGTTGATGAGAAGAATCGGCTGATCGGTTTCGGAACCTATGGAAATTTTAGGGCCAGACCTGCCTACCATTATACGGTGGAGCATTCGATCTACGTTCAGAAAGAATACCGGGGATGCGGATATGGAGAAATTTTGCTCCGCGAAATTATCGCTAAGGCGACAGAACAGGATTATCATTGCCTCATAGCTGGAATCGATTCAGAAAACGCAGCCTCGATTCATCTCCACAAAAAGCTGGGTTTTTCTTTATGCGGAGAACTCAAACAAGTAGGTTACAAATTTGGAAGATGGCTTAACCTGGTCTTCTATCAGCTGATACTTCCGACCCCGCAGAAACCCCAAAGAGAAATTTGA
- a CDS encoding putative periplasmic lipoprotein — translation MKKVLTALVLSLILFGCSTSIPVQMTVPPNLNYGGARTIGVIPFTTSSEDASEATKDLRYYFSWYNSRALHDDLKLASALTSKVESVLASSDYFTVISTEQLQQQAANGTITAEAVVTGKIASVLDDYNKEYNERTDADGNTTKVPEYTREAQITVVFKILSASDLTILDTVEYTVTAKDTADRYEALKSEETVRSQAINQIVNKVKYDLIPKTYTEYRTMAKLENDKDPRVKRINDLIKGDFYQEAYDLYMEIYSETSDFAALYNAILLTEVMGDYDKALDDMTQLAKTSGDKKAIAQMNRMKKQKTDREALGE, via the coding sequence ATGAAAAAGGTTCTCACTGCATTAGTGCTCAGCCTGATTTTATTCGGCTGCAGCACATCCATTCCTGTCCAGATGACCGTCCCTCCCAATCTGAATTATGGTGGTGCCCGTACCATCGGGGTCATCCCCTTTACCACATCTTCTGAAGATGCCTCGGAAGCAACAAAGGACTTGCGGTATTATTTTTCCTGGTACAATAGCAGAGCATTACATGATGATTTGAAGTTGGCCTCGGCCCTGACAAGCAAGGTTGAGTCGGTTTTAGCTTCTTCCGATTACTTTACGGTTATCTCAACAGAACAATTGCAGCAGCAGGCAGCAAATGGCACCATTACAGCAGAGGCTGTCGTGACAGGAAAGATTGCTTCGGTATTGGATGATTACAATAAAGAATATAATGAAAGAACCGATGCCGACGGCAATACTACCAAAGTACCGGAATACACACGAGAAGCCCAAATAACAGTTGTTTTCAAAATTCTTTCGGCCTCGGATCTCACCATCCTCGACACTGTTGAGTACACGGTAACTGCAAAGGATACCGCCGATAGATACGAAGCCCTCAAATCCGAGGAAACCGTACGGTCTCAGGCCATCAATCAGATCGTGAACAAAGTGAAATATGATCTCATCCCCAAAACCTATACCGAATATCGGACAATGGCGAAGCTCGAAAATGATAAAGACCCCCGCGTAAAGAGGATCAATGACCTCATCAAAGGAGATTTTTACCAAGAGGCCTACGATCTTTATATGGAAATTTACAGTGAAACCTCGGATTTTGCGGCCTTGTACAATGCAATACTGTTAACCGAAGTGATGGGCGATTACGATAAGGCTCTTGATGATATGACCCAGTTGGCTAAAACTTCGGGTGATAAGAAAGCAATTGCCCAGATGAACCGGATGAAAAAACAAAAGACCGATAGAGAGGCCCTTGGAGAATAA